One Oceanispirochaeta sp. genomic window, TGATCATGCTTTCCATAGAAATATCGGGGTTTCCCGTTACAAATTCGGAGGAATCCATGATGGACTTTCTAGCTGGAGGCCAGTACTTTGCCATTTGTGCCACATTTTTCTTATTGGTCATGAAGGCAACAAAGGCACTGGCTGCCTCAGAGTGTTTCCCGGCAGAAAAGGCGACAACCGCAGCCTGGCCTATTGTGTTTGAACTAGTGCTCCCGGCAGGTCCTTGAGGCAGAGGAGCAATATCCCATTCCCAGGTCACATCTTTCAACTTTGAAACACGACTGATTTGTCCTGTTGTCATTGCAGCACTTCCGGCATAAAAATCGCTGAGATCTCCAGGAGGAACAACACTTTTATCCCTGTAAACCATGTCATGAAAGAGCTGCACTGCTTTGACAGCTTCAGGTGAATTAATGGTAACATTTCCATTCTGTTCCCAGGCATCGCCACCATATCCTCTGATCATAGGAATAAGATTGTGCCAGACACGGCTGCTGTATGCGGCTCCATCAAT contains:
- a CDS encoding extracellular solute-binding protein, with the translated sequence IDGAAYSSRVWHNLIPMIRGYGGDAWEQNGNVTINSPEAVKAVQLFHDMVYRDKSVVPPGDLSDFYAGSAAMTTGQISRVSKLKDVTWEWDIAPLPQGPAGSTSSNTIGQAAVVAFSAGKHSEAASAFVAFMTNKKNVAQMAKYWPPARKSIMDSSEFVTGNPDISMESMISTVIPGLKTGQVLPYHEKFPQISLAATGEFDRLWNKDADVKSILDDLAKAIKAQM